A stretch of Desulfotalea psychrophila LSv54 DNA encodes these proteins:
- the rsfS gene encoding ribosome silencing factor gives MKQIKKEFRDKSSVELAEICAQIALDNKAEDIVIVDVQGRVSFTDQFVIMSGRSTRHVLGLAENIEAAFRSKKVKASTAEGLEDGMWVLLDFDDIIVHIFYYEQREFYDLEGLWNEAPQKKITE, from the coding sequence CAGATAAAAAAAGAATTCCGTGACAAAAGCAGCGTTGAACTCGCTGAAATTTGTGCCCAGATTGCACTTGACAATAAGGCAGAAGATATCGTCATCGTCGATGTACAGGGCCGAGTAAGCTTTACCGACCAGTTCGTTATCATGAGTGGCCGTTCCACCCGTCACGTCCTGGGTCTTGCTGAAAATATAGAAGCTGCCTTTCGCTCCAAAAAGGTAAAGGCATCCACTGCCGAGGGTCTCGAAGATGGCATGTGGGTTCTCCTTGATTTTGACGATATCATCGTCCATATTTTCTACTATGAACAACGTGAGTTCTATGATCTTGAAGGCCTATGGAATGAGGCTCCCCAAAAGAAAATCACCGAGTAA
- a CDS encoding FAD-dependent oxidoreductase, translating into MTRTVINGLDENGRRISSMEFEKMVRAAASSSANIHLNSYGQHNIGIRLEHKEGLNITVEGPSGQRLGCMGLPGTKIVCKGATSDDVGYLNIGAEITVLGDATNGACNAMAMGKVYIGGSIGARGLTMTKWNPEYEKPELWVLGSTGDSFAEFNCGGIAVVCGIKPKTPKNILGYRPCVGMVGGSIYFRGPIDDSYSRLNAKLCKLDDQQWQWLLENMPTFLGNIQREDLSEELTIREDWHVLSSITTQERALMWAGPMPMAEFRREHWDKTFGGDPLRDIAPGLDRSPINAITTGELRRKKPYWANNEYSAPCTYYCPIHIPTVERLRLLREGRADEAYELLLRYTPLPASVCGAICPNQCIQNCSRKGVDEAIDTQILGRAAGHFPAPKPAAATGKRVAIIGGGPGGMNAAWQLALKGIEAHIFEQDDKLGGKLAGVIPWERLPQATWQYEIDRFTSMEGIELHLNTTMTKGKFAELQRDYDYVIVAVGTHEPRSIPFPGHEKVIPALHFLKDAKNASHPPQVGREVVIIGAGNVGCDVACEAYRLGAEKVTLIDIQKPLAFGNEKEAAEALGAQFRWPITTKEVTDQGIITTDGELIPAQTVIVSIGDVPALSFLPDSVETMTVGGADWVTTNEAYVTSNKKVLAVGDVKRPGLATNALGAGKDAAEYILATEKGEKWEPFSKPLIAQSALTITHYAPIAKEATEANQADRCLSCASCRDCHLCETICPEGAISREDLGNGEYRYVSNDDKCIACGFCADTCPCGIWVMNPY; encoded by the coding sequence GTGACAAGAACTGTGATAAACGGCCTCGATGAAAACGGTCGTCGAATAAGCTCTATGGAGTTTGAGAAAATGGTCCGGGCTGCTGCCAGCAGCTCAGCCAATATCCATCTCAACTCCTACGGGCAACATAATATAGGTATTAGATTAGAGCACAAAGAGGGACTCAACATCACCGTTGAAGGCCCTTCTGGACAGCGTCTTGGTTGCATGGGACTTCCCGGCACCAAGATTGTCTGTAAGGGCGCCACCTCCGATGATGTCGGCTACCTGAATATTGGTGCTGAAATCACCGTCCTCGGTGACGCCACCAACGGTGCCTGTAATGCCATGGCCATGGGCAAGGTCTATATTGGTGGCTCCATTGGTGCCCGTGGTCTGACCATGACCAAGTGGAACCCGGAGTATGAAAAACCTGAACTGTGGGTACTTGGCTCCACCGGCGATTCTTTTGCCGAATTCAACTGTGGTGGTATTGCTGTCGTCTGTGGCATCAAGCCCAAAACCCCGAAAAATATACTCGGCTATCGACCATGTGTCGGAATGGTTGGCGGCTCGATCTACTTCCGTGGACCAATAGATGACTCTTACTCAAGACTTAATGCCAAGCTCTGCAAACTAGATGACCAGCAATGGCAGTGGCTCCTTGAAAATATGCCGACCTTTCTCGGCAATATCCAAAGAGAAGATCTTAGTGAAGAACTCACCATCCGGGAAGATTGGCATGTCCTGAGCTCCATTACCACCCAAGAGCGGGCTCTTATGTGGGCAGGTCCCATGCCCATGGCAGAATTTCGCCGTGAACACTGGGATAAAACCTTTGGCGGTGACCCCCTACGTGATATTGCCCCTGGCCTTGACCGTAGTCCCATTAATGCCATCACCACCGGAGAACTTCGTCGCAAAAAGCCCTACTGGGCCAACAACGAATATTCTGCTCCCTGCACATACTACTGTCCAATTCACATTCCAACCGTGGAACGCCTGCGTCTTCTCCGAGAGGGAAGGGCAGATGAGGCCTACGAACTACTGCTCCGCTACACGCCTCTTCCCGCCTCTGTCTGCGGCGCTATTTGTCCTAACCAGTGCATTCAGAATTGTTCAAGAAAAGGTGTTGATGAGGCCATTGACACCCAAATTCTTGGTCGGGCAGCTGGACATTTTCCGGCGCCTAAACCAGCAGCTGCCACAGGCAAAAGAGTTGCCATCATTGGTGGTGGCCCCGGCGGCATGAATGCAGCATGGCAACTTGCCCTTAAAGGTATTGAGGCCCATATCTTTGAGCAAGATGACAAACTCGGCGGCAAGCTGGCAGGAGTAATCCCCTGGGAGCGCCTGCCACAGGCAACATGGCAGTATGAAATCGATCGTTTCACCTCCATGGAGGGGATCGAACTGCACCTGAATACCACCATGACCAAGGGAAAGTTTGCCGAGCTGCAAAGAGATTATGACTACGTTATCGTAGCCGTAGGAACCCACGAGCCACGAAGCATTCCATTTCCAGGACATGAGAAGGTGATCCCGGCCCTCCACTTCTTAAAGGATGCCAAAAACGCCAGCCACCCTCCACAGGTAGGCAGAGAAGTCGTGATCATCGGCGCAGGCAATGTCGGCTGTGATGTAGCCTGTGAGGCCTATCGCCTCGGCGCGGAAAAGGTTACCCTGATAGATATCCAAAAGCCGCTGGCCTTTGGTAACGAAAAAGAGGCAGCCGAAGCACTGGGCGCTCAATTTCGTTGGCCAATAACCACAAAGGAGGTAACGGATCAGGGTATTATCACCACGGATGGCGAACTGATACCTGCTCAGACCGTTATTGTCTCTATTGGTGATGTTCCCGCCCTCTCCTTCCTGCCGGATTCCGTGGAGACCATGACCGTTGGTGGCGCAGATTGGGTAACCACCAACGAGGCATATGTTACCTCAAACAAGAAGGTACTTGCCGTAGGCGATGTAAAACGACCAGGGCTTGCAACCAACGCCTTGGGTGCTGGCAAAGACGCCGCAGAGTACATTCTTGCCACCGAAAAAGGCGAGAAGTGGGAGCCCTTCAGCAAACCACTCATTGCCCAATCCGCCCTGACCATCACTCATTACGCGCCGATAGCAAAGGAAGCAACAGAGGCAAATCAGGCCGACCGTTGTCTCTCCTGTGCCTCCTGCCGTGATTGCCATCTCTGTGAAACCATCTGTCCAGAGGGTGCCATTTCACGGGAAGATCTGGGCAACGGAGAGTATCGCTATGTCTCCAACGACGATAAATGTATCGCCTGTGGTTTTTGCGCCGACACCTGTCCCTGTGGTATCTGGGTCATGAACCCCTACTAG
- a CDS encoding TIGR00153 family protein, producing MALLPTSALSGLLRGSPFKPIQEHMRVVFSCVCQIPPLFDALYHKDDVQLSIFAEKIINLETEADKLKSKFRLNMPKSLLLPVDRKDLLGLISDQDAIADTTEEIAQILLYRDMTVPEELKVLLDELLEATIEISSDAKAIIEQLDELLEVGFGGREFDKVTRMIAGVRRGEHNIDNILHRSRRALFEVENSLDPVSVMFWYEILGLLGKISDLAENLGDRLLLFMSK from the coding sequence ATGGCTCTTTTACCAACCAGTGCCCTCTCGGGACTCCTTCGCGGTTCGCCGTTTAAACCTATTCAGGAACATATGAGAGTAGTATTTTCCTGCGTTTGCCAGATACCACCATTATTTGATGCCCTATATCACAAAGATGACGTTCAGCTCTCCATATTTGCTGAAAAAATAATTAATCTTGAGACCGAAGCGGATAAACTCAAAAGCAAGTTTCGTCTCAATATGCCTAAATCGCTCCTGCTTCCAGTTGATCGTAAAGATCTTCTCGGTCTCATCAGTGATCAAGATGCAATTGCAGATACAACGGAGGAAATTGCCCAAATACTGCTCTACCGAGATATGACGGTACCAGAAGAATTGAAGGTGCTCCTTGACGAACTCCTTGAGGCCACCATAGAAATTTCCTCCGACGCAAAGGCCATCATCGAACAACTCGACGAACTCCTGGAAGTAGGTTTTGGCGGAAGAGAATTTGATAAAGTTACAAGGATGATCGCTGGCGTTCGACGTGGCGAACATAATATTGATAACATACTACACAGATCTAGACGTGCCCTTTTTGAAGTAGAAAATAGCCTTGACCCTGTCTCGGTTATGTTCTGGTATGAGATTCTTGGTTTACTCGGTAAGATTTCCGATTTAGCCGAGAACCTTGGCGACCGCCTGCTTCTATTCATGTCTAAATAA
- a CDS encoding Sec-independent protein translocase subunit TatA/TatB produces the protein MFGLGAPELIVILVIVILIFGGKKLPKLGSSLGQAMKSFKQGVSDVEKGSKDIMGDIPGVQEATELKEKVDQVKNLGKVTKIFK, from the coding sequence ATGTTCGGTCTCGGAGCCCCTGAGCTTATAGTTATTCTTGTTATTGTCATTTTAATTTTTGGTGGTAAAAAATTGCCCAAGCTTGGCTCAAGCCTTGGTCAGGCAATGAAATCTTTTAAGCAGGGCGTTAGTGACGTTGAAAAGGGCAGCAAAGACATTATGGGCGACATCCCCGGCGTCCAGGAGGCAACAGAGCTCAAGGAGAAGGTAGATCAGGTGAAAAACCTTGGCAAGGTGACAAAAATATTCAAATAG
- a CDS encoding class II glutamine amidotransferase, whose translation MCRLALKTATEPFSPYEVLEAMEAMQEGYDGSGLGLLLRGLQFADFKYNSKYPILSGIAHSEEAWARMNDFMDERGYELKYDHRFAMDPKYAQTEGRFRYFLRAYRMPERFKNASQQEKDDELLLTRLALRQNGEAHGNDLTAFSFWPDVAIIKEVGWPLEIGNALRLYDGQIKSRICMAQGRQNTNYGINLYACHPFFIQGIATMTNGENTAFVPIREWLQARQFPGYVGYQSDSEVFAHILHYTLRELKLPLEAYKHIITPLSGRELDVHPQGDFLKGLKQTCRRLIIDGPNAIIGTLSDETCLLAMDQKKLRPATVGGREGEWAIASELCGVAAMVPDRDPSLDFQPMREHTIIVPPDRKELKIWSQQDPFQLPPLA comes from the coding sequence ATGTGTCGTTTAGCTTTAAAAACCGCAACTGAACCTTTTTCGCCCTATGAGGTTCTTGAAGCCATGGAGGCTATGCAGGAGGGTTACGACGGTTCCGGCCTTGGCCTGCTCCTTCGTGGTCTGCAGTTTGCGGACTTCAAATACAATTCAAAATACCCCATATTGTCCGGTATTGCCCACTCGGAAGAGGCATGGGCCCGGATGAATGATTTTATGGACGAACGTGGTTATGAACTTAAGTATGACCATCGCTTTGCCATGGACCCCAAATACGCACAGACCGAAGGTCGTTTTCGCTACTTCCTTCGTGCCTATCGCATGCCGGAACGCTTTAAAAATGCTAGCCAACAAGAGAAAGATGATGAACTACTTCTTACTCGACTTGCCCTCCGCCAAAATGGCGAGGCACATGGCAACGACTTAACCGCCTTCTCCTTTTGGCCCGATGTCGCGATAATCAAAGAGGTTGGCTGGCCCCTTGAAATTGGCAACGCCCTTCGCCTCTATGATGGCCAGATAAAGTCCCGTATCTGCATGGCCCAGGGACGACAAAACACCAACTACGGCATTAACCTCTACGCCTGTCACCCCTTCTTTATTCAAGGCATTGCCACCATGACCAATGGCGAAAACACCGCCTTTGTGCCCATCCGTGAATGGCTCCAGGCCAGACAATTTCCAGGCTATGTTGGCTACCAAAGTGACTCTGAGGTTTTTGCCCATATACTGCACTACACCCTCAGAGAGCTCAAATTGCCGCTGGAGGCCTATAAGCATATCATCACCCCACTCTCTGGACGAGAGCTGGACGTTCATCCGCAGGGTGATTTCCTTAAAGGACTCAAGCAAACCTGTAGACGCCTCATCATCGATGGCCCCAATGCTATCATTGGCACCCTGTCGGATGAGACCTGTCTCCTGGCAATGGATCAGAAAAAACTTCGACCTGCTACCGTTGGCGGCCGAGAAGGCGAATGGGCTATTGCCTCAGAACTCTGTGGCGTTGCTGCCATGGTGCCTGACCGTGACCCATCCCTTGATTTTCAACCTATGCGTGAACACACAATCATCGTCCCACCAGATAGAAAGGAGTTGAAGATATGGTCTCAACAGGATCCATTCCAGTTACCCCCACTAGCTTAA
- the tatA gene encoding twin-arginine translocase TatA/TatE family subunit — translation MFGLGMPELIVILVIIVIIFGAGKLPEIGSGIGKGIKNFKEATKSEEAAKKIDKSEEKSEEKPEDK, via the coding sequence ATGTTTGGACTTGGTATGCCGGAACTTATTGTTATCTTGGTTATCATCGTTATTATTTTTGGTGCAGGCAAATTACCGGAAATTGGCTCAGGTATCGGCAAGGGAATAAAAAACTTCAAGGAAGCCACTAAATCCGAAGAGGCTGCCAAAAAAATTGACAAGTCCGAGGAAAAATCCGAGGAAAAGCCCGAAGATAAATAA
- the thrC gene encoding threonine synthase, which yields MQYFSTRGETAPVSFTKAVMMGLAEDGGLLLPRTIPRIGNETLSSWENLSYAELAFEVMSRFIDDIPENDLKALINRSYASFEAEDVAPLVHHGDLHILELFHGPTLAFKDIALQFLGNLFEYLLEKDDKVLNIIGATSGDTGSAAIYGVRGKERIRIFILHPHNRVSPVQEKQMTSILDDNVFNIAIEGSFDDGQAIVKKIFGDLDLKKEYSLGAINSINWARVLAQVVYYIYSYLHVRTHEKMPSMDFTVPTGNFGDIFAGYIAKRMLPEGAIRQLVLATNQNDILNRFVGAGDYSLSDVAMTTSPSMDIQAASNFERYLYYLMDSEAGKTKELMEQFSQEGKIDLSDYLDQIRRDFSSVAVSNEEVSETISDFYNKYDYVLDPHTAVGVKAAGDKYTVGVPMVCLSTAHPAKFPDAVHDAIGRDPEVPPSIDGILERESRCQVLAADAKVIVQYIKDNAKTAQKEQ from the coding sequence ATGCAATATTTTAGTACACGGGGCGAAACAGCACCTGTTTCATTTACAAAGGCTGTAATGATGGGCCTTGCAGAAGACGGCGGTCTTCTCCTGCCAAGGACAATCCCCAGGATCGGCAACGAGACCTTATCATCCTGGGAAAACCTGAGCTATGCCGAACTCGCCTTCGAGGTAATGTCTCGCTTTATCGACGATATTCCTGAAAACGACTTAAAAGCCCTCATCAATCGCTCCTATGCAAGCTTTGAGGCAGAGGATGTCGCTCCCCTGGTGCATCATGGCGACCTCCATATCCTTGAGCTCTTTCACGGACCCACCCTGGCCTTTAAAGATATTGCTCTTCAATTTTTAGGCAATCTCTTTGAGTACCTGCTGGAAAAAGACGACAAGGTGCTCAATATAATAGGAGCAACTTCCGGCGACACAGGAAGTGCGGCAATATATGGAGTAAGGGGCAAAGAACGAATTCGTATCTTCATCCTTCATCCCCACAACCGAGTCAGCCCTGTCCAGGAAAAGCAGATGACCAGCATCCTGGATGACAATGTTTTCAATATTGCCATCGAAGGATCTTTTGACGATGGTCAGGCTATCGTTAAAAAAATATTTGGCGACCTCGACCTAAAAAAAGAATACTCCCTTGGCGCCATCAATTCCATCAACTGGGCCCGGGTACTTGCTCAGGTTGTATACTATATCTATAGCTACCTGCATGTACGTACCCACGAAAAGATGCCCTCCATGGATTTTACTGTGCCCACCGGAAATTTTGGTGATATATTTGCAGGCTATATCGCCAAGAGAATGCTCCCCGAAGGCGCCATTCGCCAACTTGTTCTCGCCACCAATCAAAACGACATTCTTAACCGTTTTGTTGGGGCCGGCGACTACTCCCTCAGCGATGTGGCCATGACCACCAGTCCTTCAATGGATATACAGGCGGCATCAAATTTTGAACGCTATCTCTACTACCTCATGGATAGCGAAGCAGGAAAAACCAAAGAGCTGATGGAACAATTTAGCCAGGAAGGCAAGATCGATCTCTCTGACTATCTCGACCAAATCCGTAGAGACTTCTCCAGTGTCGCTGTCTCCAACGAAGAGGTCTCTGAAACGATCTCCGACTTCTACAACAAGTACGACTATGTGCTCGACCCACATACTGCCGTCGGCGTAAAAGCTGCAGGCGACAAGTACACAGTTGGAGTACCCATGGTCTGTCTCTCTACGGCCCATCCTGCAAAATTCCCTGATGCAGTACATGATGCTATTGGGCGTGACCCGGAAGTTCCTCCATCCATCGACGGCATTCTCGAAAGAGAATCTCGTTGCCAGGTGCTGGCCGCAGATGCCAAGGTTATTGTTCAATATATAAAAGACAACGCAAAAACCGCACAAAAAGAGCAATAA
- a CDS encoding metallophosphoesterase, with protein MIDPLRKILTPLKETQNIRGVELPIGLEFLQLVVTGPPGAGKSYYIDQIGGWPNEGYIDLTHKGWWKGQSLTYRPREVHLGIPFKGYKEAITVFDREWLDAPTPPRLDLSRIKLPPAQDGLFVTNWNDRYIFEFLIPDAATVYAQRTGRQDEGYFPVDDDLTLSMVEEQLLVYQEVAHYLHRAGMHVYVRKGLNSPPMIIVEKGSGTVPFWSVEKKVERPSLRTLAGWRYLLLHHRPINWLHISHENKLLTKSGRIAHDGRGFKLLLGKQSLYFQPEIPLGISKKELTKNWTFSSSLHCSAPNSPAFLRLCVGETAILGRLNQALTDIVQLDKSVAGRHVSVSNIKGDLVLTPLDNTATTSIRRLNDLDHREKLESNRYASFIALRKLMEGPIQELDTERALSDLQQINKILAGESSRPINKNGEPGGILDLTEDANAIIVGDLHGQVDNFLKILTENCIIHNLRKRRSTLIILGDAIHSEIAGEMEDMTSSVLLMDIILRLKLAYPKNVHYIRGNHDSFDATISKNGISQGLLHKEHLLKIRGLEYVNAMNAFWQQIPYIVRSPIFSACHAGPPLTECPKMILLM; from the coding sequence ATGATTGACCCCCTACGTAAGATCCTGACCCCCCTCAAAGAGACACAAAATATTCGTGGTGTTGAGCTCCCCATCGGTTTGGAATTTCTCCAGCTCGTTGTTACCGGCCCCCCCGGTGCCGGCAAATCGTATTACATTGACCAGATAGGCGGTTGGCCCAACGAGGGCTATATAGATCTCACCCATAAGGGTTGGTGGAAAGGGCAATCCCTCACCTATCGACCACGGGAGGTGCATCTGGGAATCCCCTTCAAGGGCTATAAAGAGGCCATAACCGTTTTTGACCGGGAATGGCTCGATGCCCCCACCCCTCCACGGCTGGACCTGTCACGCATAAAACTCCCCCCTGCCCAGGATGGTCTCTTTGTTACCAACTGGAACGACAGATATATTTTTGAATTTCTTATCCCCGATGCAGCGACCGTCTACGCCCAGAGAACAGGCCGACAAGACGAGGGATATTTCCCGGTAGATGACGATCTCACCCTTTCCATGGTCGAAGAACAACTGCTGGTATATCAGGAGGTGGCTCACTATCTCCATAGGGCAGGAATGCACGTCTATGTACGCAAAGGTCTCAACTCACCGCCAATGATCATTGTAGAAAAGGGAAGTGGTACGGTTCCCTTCTGGTCTGTTGAGAAGAAGGTGGAGCGCCCCAGCCTACGCACCCTCGCCGGTTGGCGCTATCTACTGCTTCACCACAGACCCATCAATTGGTTGCATATTAGCCATGAGAACAAACTCTTAACCAAGTCCGGCAGAATTGCCCACGATGGTCGCGGTTTTAAACTCCTCCTTGGCAAACAGTCTCTCTACTTTCAACCCGAAATCCCCCTGGGAATCTCTAAAAAAGAACTGACCAAGAACTGGACCTTTAGCAGCAGCCTCCACTGCTCCGCGCCCAACAGCCCCGCTTTTTTGCGTTTGTGTGTAGGGGAGACCGCCATCCTGGGACGCCTTAACCAAGCCCTCACTGACATTGTCCAACTGGATAAATCTGTAGCAGGACGGCATGTCAGCGTTTCTAACATCAAGGGAGATCTCGTTCTCACCCCCCTTGATAATACGGCAACAACATCCATTCGGCGCCTAAACGACCTTGACCATCGGGAAAAACTGGAAAGCAACCGCTATGCCTCCTTTATCGCTCTTCGCAAGCTGATGGAGGGTCCCATCCAGGAGCTGGATACAGAGAGAGCCCTGAGCGACCTACAACAGATTAATAAAATTTTGGCAGGAGAAAGCTCCCGCCCCATCAATAAAAACGGTGAGCCGGGAGGCATCCTGGACCTCACAGAGGATGCCAACGCCATCATTGTCGGCGACCTCCATGGCCAGGTGGACAATTTTCTTAAAATTCTCACCGAAAACTGTATTATCCATAATCTGAGAAAACGGCGCTCCACCCTGATTATTCTGGGAGATGCCATCCACTCCGAGATTGCAGGCGAGATGGAAGATATGACCAGCAGTGTCCTACTCATGGATATAATACTTCGTCTCAAACTGGCCTATCCCAAAAATGTCCACTATATTCGGGGTAATCACGATAGTTTTGATGCCACCATCAGCAAGAATGGAATATCTCAGGGGCTACTCCACAAGGAGCATCTCCTTAAGATCCGTGGCTTGGAATACGTAAATGCCATGAACGCCTTTTGGCAGCAGATTCCCTATATCGTCCGCTCACCAATTTTTTCCGCCTGCCATGCAGGACCGCCCCTGACTGAATGCCCGAAAATGATCTTATTAATGTAA
- a CDS encoding glutamate synthase-related protein, with amino-acid sequence MVSTGSIPVTPTSLTYSDLPWIIEHREDRCTLCGKCTTICPKGAISLSYRRQRLPKLDVFSKKRSSDYRTFTGIRQSTDLAHACIGCGMCAMVCPNEAITPVANDNEHRSQFFHNINGEPYKRGGRRNISGATLLDRIMFNRISMLTDPALDAGRHEFNVTTTLGRVLAPKEFLDRTRKGEWIPPTREIFPFVIGSMSFGALSPNMWLGLLQGVAYCNEVLGIPVVMCTGEGGCPPWVLRSPYLKYIILQIASGYFGWDEIIRAIPEMECMPAAIEIKYGQGAKPGDGGLLMGHKVSQLISRLRGVPQGVDLPSPPVHQTLYSIEESVMKMIQTLSTAFDHKVPVYPKISASTSAKSVLNNLVRNPYAAGLTIDGIDGGTGAAYDVSMHATGHPIASCVRECYLELAKQGKQNEIPIFAAGGIGKNGNVAQNGMALIMLGASGVHIGKYIMQAAAGCLGNEKNRCNVCNLGICPKGITSQNPKLYRRLDPDKVAERVAEVFCSINTEVKKIMAPLGRSQSLPIGMSDALGIADKAAADRLNIKYVC; translated from the coding sequence ATGGTCTCAACAGGATCCATTCCAGTTACCCCCACTAGCTTAACATACAGCGATCTCCCGTGGATTATTGAGCACAGAGAGGATAGATGTACCCTCTGTGGAAAATGCACAACTATATGCCCAAAGGGTGCTATCAGCCTGAGCTATAGACGTCAACGTTTACCCAAGCTCGATGTTTTCAGTAAAAAACGCTCCAGTGACTATCGCACCTTCACCGGTATTCGCCAGAGCACCGATCTTGCCCATGCCTGCATTGGCTGCGGCATGTGCGCCATGGTCTGCCCCAACGAGGCCATAACACCGGTCGCAAACGACAACGAACACCGCAGCCAGTTCTTCCACAATATAAATGGAGAACCATATAAACGCGGTGGACGCCGCAATATAAGCGGAGCTACCCTGCTTGACCGTATCATGTTCAACCGAATTTCCATGCTTACCGATCCCGCCCTGGACGCAGGCAGACATGAGTTCAACGTAACCACTACTCTTGGTCGGGTCTTGGCCCCCAAGGAGTTCCTTGATCGTACCCGCAAGGGTGAATGGATACCTCCCACCAGGGAGATATTCCCCTTTGTCATTGGTTCCATGTCCTTTGGTGCTCTCTCACCGAATATGTGGCTTGGCTTGCTCCAGGGCGTTGCCTACTGCAATGAAGTCCTGGGAATTCCAGTCGTTATGTGTACCGGCGAGGGTGGTTGCCCTCCATGGGTACTGAGAAGCCCATACCTCAAGTATATTATCCTGCAAATCGCCTCCGGTTATTTTGGTTGGGATGAAATCATCCGTGCCATTCCGGAAATGGAGTGCATGCCAGCAGCAATTGAGATCAAATATGGACAGGGAGCAAAACCCGGTGACGGCGGACTGCTTATGGGACATAAGGTAAGTCAGCTCATCTCCCGACTACGTGGTGTACCTCAGGGCGTTGATCTACCTTCACCTCCAGTACATCAAACCCTGTACTCCATTGAAGAAAGTGTTATGAAGATGATTCAAACACTCTCCACCGCATTTGATCACAAGGTACCGGTATACCCTAAGATTTCAGCCTCCACCTCGGCAAAATCCGTGCTCAACAACCTGGTGCGTAACCCCTATGCTGCCGGACTTACCATCGATGGCATTGACGGCGGAACCGGTGCAGCCTATGACGTTTCCATGCATGCAACAGGACACCCTATCGCCTCCTGCGTACGTGAATGTTATCTCGAGTTGGCCAAGCAGGGAAAACAGAACGAAATTCCTATATTTGCAGCAGGTGGTATCGGCAAAAACGGCAATGTTGCCCAAAACGGTATGGCCCTGATAATGCTTGGTGCATCGGGCGTTCATATTGGCAAGTATATCATGCAGGCCGCAGCCGGCTGTCTCGGTAACGAAAAAAACCGTTGCAACGTATGTAATCTTGGTATCTGTCCAAAGGGAATCACAAGCCAGAATCCAAAGCTCTACCGAAGACTTGACCCCGATAAGGTGGCCGAGAGAGTAGCCGAGGTATTCTGCTCCATCAATACCGAGGTCAAAAAAATCATGGCTCCTCTTGGTAGATCGCAAAGTCTTCCTATTGGTATGTCAGATGCCCTTGGTATTGCCGACAAGGCAGCGGCAGATAGACTCAACATAAAATACGTTTGCTAA